Proteins encoded in a region of the Pirellulales bacterium genome:
- a CDS encoding efflux RND transporter periplasmic adaptor subunit produces the protein MKVLSPLAIIVAMACLSLPACNHVEEQHHEAHTITATSPSVQPVTLTQPYVCQIHSQRHIKVRALEMGYLEEIRVKEGQQVKAGDTLFTVIPILYQKKAEAEKAEANLAKLQYQYTQKLAADKVVSPNEVSLRQAELQKADAKADLAAAELGFATVKAPFDGIIDRLHLQQGSLVEEGEVLTTLSDNSTMWVYFNVPEKRYLEYMQDPHKDELKIELVLASGKKFDHVGKIGAIEADFNNETGNIPFRADFPNPDRLLRHGQTGTVMISRVQNDALVIPQRATFEVLAKRYVFVIDKDDIAHQREITYSTELDDIFVIDKGLEPGDKIVLEGLRQVHEGDKVEYEDRPSEQVASHLKYHAE, from the coding sequence ATGAAAGTTTTATCGCCCCTGGCCATCATCGTGGCTATGGCTTGTCTTTCCCTGCCCGCCTGCAACCACGTCGAGGAGCAGCACCACGAGGCGCACACCATCACGGCGACGAGCCCTTCGGTGCAGCCCGTCACGCTGACGCAACCCTACGTCTGTCAGATCCACTCCCAGCGCCACATCAAGGTGCGTGCGCTCGAGATGGGGTATCTCGAAGAGATTCGTGTCAAGGAAGGGCAGCAGGTTAAGGCGGGTGACACGCTCTTCACCGTGATCCCCATTCTCTATCAGAAGAAAGCCGAGGCCGAGAAGGCCGAGGCGAATCTCGCCAAGTTGCAATATCAGTACACGCAGAAGCTGGCTGCGGACAAAGTCGTTTCGCCCAATGAAGTCAGCTTGCGTCAAGCCGAGTTGCAAAAGGCGGACGCAAAGGCGGATCTAGCTGCTGCGGAGTTGGGGTTCGCTACGGTCAAAGCGCCCTTTGATGGGATCATCGACCGTCTGCACTTGCAGCAAGGGAGCCTGGTCGAAGAGGGAGAGGTTCTGACAACGTTGTCCGACAACAGCACGATGTGGGTTTATTTCAACGTGCCGGAAAAGCGTTACCTCGAGTACATGCAGGATCCGCACAAGGACGAGTTGAAGATCGAACTCGTATTGGCGAGCGGTAAGAAATTCGACCATGTCGGCAAGATCGGGGCGATCGAGGCGGACTTCAACAACGAGACAGGAAACATTCCCTTCCGTGCCGACTTCCCGAACCCGGATCGCCTGTTGCGACATGGTCAGACCGGTACGGTGATGATTAGCCGCGTGCAGAACGACGCGCTGGTTATCCCACAGCGTGCTACGTTCGAGGTCCTCGCCAAGCGGTACGTTTTCGTCATCGATAAAGACGACATCGCACACCAGCGGGAGATCACCTACTCGACCGAACTGGACGACATCTTCGTGATCGATAAGGGGCTCGAGCCGGGCGACAAGATCGTCCTCGAGGGACTCCGGCAGGTTCACGAGGGTGACAAAGTCGAATACGAAGACCGTCCCTCAGAGCAGGTAGCGTCGCATTTAAAGTACCACGCCGAATAG
- a CDS encoding DUF1549 and DUF1553 domain-containing protein: protein MACMIAGQARYVLKAAETRTDRPVFELDVLPILTKAGCNSGACHGKSRGQNGFALSLLGFDAATDYDSIVKNARGRRVFPGAADNSLLLRKASGAEPHGGGLRLDVNSAEYATLRTWIVTGMQRAQDSDPKLMRISLAPEEHVLPAGAREQLLVTAHYSDGSTCDVTRLTNFASNEAAIVAVDSGGLVVAGTLPGEASIMARYMGNIATWNTAIPLPTPVPAEFYEQLPRNNVLDAHVWNKLQQLNIKPSEPADESTFLRRVYLDIIGRLPSVEESRRYLVDAAPDKRARLVDTLLDRPEYADYWANKWADLLRPNPYRVGIKATFSLDSWLREVFRENWPYDRFARELITAQGSTWRNGAVTVFRDRRSPDEITTLVSQLFLGTRLECAKCHHHPFEVWGQDDFYSLAAFFSRVGYKGTGLSPPISGGEEIVFTAESGSVTHPLTGETLAPRPLFGQARTPGPDDDPREIFADWMLADGKVFFSRVAVNRVWAELMGRGVVDPVDDLRATNPPSNPALLDCLADEFRRMKYDQKELLRLITGSYVYGLASLPSTGNVADTHNFSRHYRQRLEAEVLLDAIGDVTEVRESYAAMPPEARAVELWTHRIESLFLDAFGRPDANQDPPCERTGETTVVQALHLMNAPSLDRRLTGDTGRVARLAASSQSPEQIVEELYLATYSRNPTSEERLATAALIKGDSAERRQAIEDLLWALLNTPEFIFKN from the coding sequence ATGGCGTGCATGATCGCCGGCCAGGCCCGTTACGTCCTAAAGGCTGCCGAGACGCGTACCGACCGGCCGGTGTTTGAACTCGACGTGCTGCCGATTCTGACCAAGGCGGGCTGCAACTCCGGAGCATGTCATGGCAAGTCGCGCGGCCAGAATGGTTTCGCGCTTTCGCTGCTGGGATTTGACGCCGCAACGGATTACGACTCCATCGTCAAGAACGCGCGCGGTCGGCGCGTGTTTCCGGGCGCCGCCGATAACAGCCTATTGCTGCGGAAGGCCTCCGGCGCTGAGCCGCATGGCGGCGGATTGAGGCTCGATGTCAATAGTGCTGAATACGCAACCCTGCGCACCTGGATCGTGACCGGCATGCAAAGGGCACAGGACAGCGATCCAAAGTTGATGAGGATATCGCTTGCCCCCGAAGAGCACGTTCTACCAGCGGGCGCGCGCGAGCAACTGCTCGTGACTGCCCATTATTCCGATGGCTCGACGTGCGACGTGACACGGCTCACGAATTTCGCCTCGAATGAAGCGGCGATCGTGGCCGTCGACAGTGGGGGGCTGGTGGTGGCCGGGACTTTGCCGGGCGAAGCCAGCATCATGGCTCGCTACATGGGAAACATCGCCACCTGGAATACCGCGATTCCGCTGCCGACGCCCGTGCCCGCGGAATTCTATGAACAGCTTCCTCGCAATAACGTCCTTGACGCCCATGTCTGGAACAAGCTTCAGCAGCTAAACATCAAGCCGAGTGAGCCGGCTGACGAAAGCACGTTTCTTCGTCGCGTCTATCTAGACATCATTGGCCGTTTGCCGAGTGTCGAAGAAAGTCGTCGCTACCTGGTGGACGCCGCGCCGGACAAACGCGCGCGATTGGTCGACACTCTATTGGATCGCCCCGAGTATGCCGATTATTGGGCCAACAAGTGGGCCGATCTGTTGCGTCCCAATCCCTATCGCGTGGGCATCAAGGCAACGTTCAGTCTGGACAGCTGGCTGCGCGAGGTGTTTCGCGAGAACTGGCCGTACGATCGCTTTGCCCGCGAGTTGATTACGGCCCAGGGAAGTACCTGGCGCAATGGCGCGGTCACGGTATTTCGCGATCGGCGCTCGCCGGATGAAATCACGACGCTTGTCAGCCAGTTGTTCCTGGGCACGCGTCTGGAGTGCGCCAAGTGCCACCATCATCCCTTCGAAGTGTGGGGGCAGGACGACTTCTATAGCCTGGCCGCATTCTTCAGCCGCGTTGGCTACAAGGGCACGGGACTTTCGCCGCCGATTTCCGGTGGCGAAGAAATCGTGTTCACGGCCGAAAGCGGCAGCGTGACGCATCCGCTCACGGGCGAGACGCTCGCCCCTCGACCGCTGTTCGGTCAGGCGCGCACGCCTGGCCCGGACGATGACCCGCGCGAAATATTTGCCGATTGGATGCTGGCCGACGGTAAGGTTTTCTTTTCGCGCGTGGCGGTCAATCGCGTCTGGGCGGAATTGATGGGACGCGGCGTAGTCGATCCGGTGGATGACCTGCGGGCCACGAATCCGCCCAGCAATCCAGCGCTACTCGATTGCCTCGCCGATGAATTTCGCCGCATGAAGTACGACCAGAAGGAACTGCTGAGACTGATTACCGGTTCGTACGTGTACGGTCTGGCATCCTTGCCGAGCACCGGCAATGTCGCGGATACGCACAACTTTTCGCGCCATTATCGGCAGCGGCTCGAGGCCGAGGTGTTGCTCGATGCCATCGGTGATGTGACCGAGGTCCGAGAGTCTTACGCAGCCATGCCTCCCGAGGCACGGGCTGTCGAACTGTGGACGCACCGCATCGAATCACTGTTTCTGGATGCATTCGGCCGGCCGGACGCTAATCAGGATCCCCCCTGCGAACGGACGGGCGAAACGACCGTTGTGCAAGCGTTGCATTTGATGAACGCGCCGAGCTTGGACCGCCGCCTGACGGGCGATACCGGTCGCGTGGCACGATTGGCCGCCAGCAGTCAGTCGCCGGAACAAATTGTCGAAGAGTTGTACCTGGCGACCTACTCGCGCAACCCTACCAGTGAAGAACGACTCGCCACCGCGGCGCTGATCAAAGGCGATAGCGCTGAGCGGCGCCAGGCCATTGAAGACCTGCTTTGGGCATTGCTGAATACTCCCGAATTCATTTTCAAGAACTGA